A genomic region of Pseudomonas abietaniphila contains the following coding sequences:
- the rpmA gene encoding 50S ribosomal protein L27 has product MAHKKAGGSTRNGRDSEAKRLGVKMYGGQVIVPGNIIVRQRGTQFHAGYGVGMGKDHTLFAKVEGVIKFQVKGAFGRRYVSIVPKAEVAA; this is encoded by the coding sequence ATGGCACACAAAAAAGCTGGTGGTAGTACTCGTAACGGTCGCGACTCAGAAGCCAAACGCCTTGGCGTGAAGATGTATGGCGGCCAGGTCATCGTTCCGGGCAACATCATCGTGCGTCAGCGCGGCACCCAATTCCACGCTGGCTACGGCGTTGGCATGGGCAAAGATCACACTCTGTTCGCTAAAGTCGAAGGCGTGATCAAGTTCCAGGTTAAAGGCGCCTTCGGTCGTCGTTATGTAAGCATCGTGCCGAAAGCAGAAGTCGCGGCGTGA
- the murJ gene encoding murein biosynthesis integral membrane protein MurJ, protein MNLLKSLAAVSSITMLSRVLGFIRDTIIARAFGAGMATDAFFIAFKLPNLLRRIFAEGAFSQAFVPILAEYKSQQGEEATRTFVAYVTGLLTLALALVTVLGILFAPWVIWATAPGFADTPEKFQLTSDLLRVTFPYILLISLSSLAGAILNTWNRFSVPAFVPTLLNLAMIFFALFLTPYFHPPVMALGWAVLAGGLLQLLYQLPHLKKIGMLVLPRLNLRDTGVWRVMRQMLPAMLGVSVSQISLIINTIFASFLAAGSVSWMYYADRLMELPSGVLGVALGTILLPILSKTYASKDRQEYSRILDWGLRLCFVLVLPCTLALGLLSEPLTVSLFQYGKFDANDAVKTQGALVGYAVGLLGIIVIKVLAPGFYAQQNIRTPVKIAVFTLVVTQLFNVLFVYVVHLAHVGLALAISMGACLNALLLFWQLRKQDLYQPQPGWPVFLIKLLVSVAVMSGVLLGLMYVMPAWSDGQMLERFIRLGGLVAAGVVTYFGMLLLLGFRLKDFARKAIM, encoded by the coding sequence ATGAACCTACTTAAATCGCTTGCCGCCGTCAGCTCTATCACCATGCTTTCGCGGGTCCTGGGTTTTATCCGTGACACCATCATCGCCCGCGCATTTGGCGCCGGAATGGCAACGGATGCCTTCTTCATTGCATTCAAACTGCCCAACCTGTTGCGACGAATCTTCGCAGAAGGCGCATTTTCTCAGGCCTTCGTGCCGATCCTTGCCGAGTATAAAAGCCAGCAAGGGGAGGAGGCGACCCGCACCTTTGTCGCTTATGTCACCGGCCTGCTGACGCTGGCGTTGGCGCTGGTCACTGTCCTGGGCATCCTTTTCGCGCCGTGGGTGATCTGGGCCACGGCCCCGGGCTTCGCCGATACGCCGGAAAAATTCCAGCTGACCTCCGACCTGCTACGGGTGACCTTTCCTTATATATTGCTGATTTCGCTGTCCTCGCTGGCCGGCGCCATCCTCAATACCTGGAACCGTTTCTCCGTGCCGGCCTTCGTGCCGACGCTGCTTAACCTCGCGATGATCTTTTTCGCGCTGTTTCTCACGCCTTATTTCCACCCGCCCGTCATGGCGCTGGGTTGGGCCGTGCTGGCAGGCGGGCTGCTTCAATTGCTGTATCAACTGCCGCACCTGAAGAAGATCGGCATGCTGGTGCTGCCACGTCTGAATCTGCGGGACACCGGCGTCTGGCGCGTGATGAGGCAGATGCTGCCCGCCATGCTGGGCGTGTCGGTCAGTCAGATTTCCCTGATCATCAACACGATATTTGCTTCTTTTCTGGCGGCGGGCTCGGTGTCGTGGATGTACTACGCCGATCGGTTGATGGAACTGCCGTCGGGCGTACTCGGTGTCGCACTGGGGACGATCCTGCTGCCGATCCTGTCGAAAACCTACGCCAGCAAGGATCGACAAGAATACTCGCGGATTCTCGACTGGGGCCTGCGTCTCTGCTTTGTGCTGGTCCTGCCCTGCACATTGGCGCTCGGACTGCTGTCGGAGCCGCTGACAGTTTCTCTGTTTCAGTACGGCAAGTTCGATGCGAACGACGCCGTCAAGACTCAGGGCGCGTTGGTCGGCTATGCGGTGGGGTTATTGGGCATTATTGTCATCAAGGTGCTGGCGCCTGGCTTCTATGCGCAACAAAATATACGCACCCCGGTGAAAATCGCGGTGTTCACCCTCGTCGTGACTCAGCTGTTCAACGTGCTGTTCGTCTACGTCGTGCATCTGGCGCATGTGGGGCTGGCGCTGGCGATCAGCATGGGCGCCTGTCTGAATGCGCTGCTCCTGTTCTGGCAACTGCGCAAACAGGATCTTTATCAGCCGCAACCCGGCTGGCCGGTGTTTCTCATCAAGTTGCTGGTGTCTGTGGCGGTCATGTCGGGGGTGCTGTTGGGCCTGATGTATGTCATGCCGGCCTGGTCCGACGGTCAGATGCTTGAGCGCTTCATCAGACTCGGTGGTCTGGTGGCCGCGGGTGTGGTGACGTATTTCGGCATGTTGCTGTTGCTGGGTTTCCGCCTGAAGGATTTCGCTCGCAAGGCGATCATGTAG
- the proB gene encoding glutamate 5-kinase, whose translation MRSKVTGAQRWVVKIGSALLTADGKGLDRNAMGVWVEQMVALHEAGVELVLVSSGAVAAGMSRLGWAVRPSAMHELQAAAAIGQMGLVQAWESSFAEHDRHTAQILLTHDDLSDRKRYLNARSTLRTLVDLGVVPVINENDTVVTDEIRFGDNDTLAALVANLVEADLLVILTDRDGMFDADPRNNPEAQLIYEARADDPALDAVAGGTGGALGRGGMQTKLRAARLAARSGAHTVIVGGRIERVLARLKAGERLGTLLSPERGMLAARKQWLAGHLQTRGTLVLDDGAVKALTESNKSLLPVGVKLVQGSFRRGEMVVCVAANGREVARGLSNYSALEAQKIIGQPSDAIVKELGYMAEPELVHRDNLILV comes from the coding sequence ATGCGGAGCAAGGTGACAGGTGCCCAGCGTTGGGTTGTGAAGATCGGAAGTGCGCTGCTGACGGCGGATGGCAAGGGTCTCGATCGCAACGCAATGGGTGTTTGGGTCGAGCAGATGGTGGCGCTGCATGAGGCAGGCGTCGAACTGGTTCTGGTTTCTTCCGGCGCAGTGGCTGCCGGCATGAGTCGCCTGGGCTGGGCTGTACGACCGAGTGCCATGCATGAGCTTCAAGCGGCGGCAGCGATTGGTCAGATGGGCTTGGTACAGGCCTGGGAATCCAGTTTTGCGGAGCACGATCGCCACACGGCGCAGATTCTACTGACCCATGACGACCTGTCCGACCGCAAACGCTACCTGAACGCTCGCAGCACGTTGCGTACCCTTGTTGATCTCGGTGTGGTCCCGGTCATCAACGAAAACGATACCGTCGTCACCGACGAAATCCGTTTCGGCGATAACGATACCCTGGCGGCGCTGGTGGCAAACCTCGTTGAGGCTGATCTGCTGGTCATCCTCACTGATCGCGACGGCATGTTCGATGCTGATCCGCGTAATAACCCTGAAGCCCAATTGATCTACGAAGCCCGTGCTGACGATCCGGCGCTGGACGCTGTGGCGGGTGGCACCGGGGGTGCGTTGGGTCGTGGTGGTATGCAGACCAAGTTGCGTGCGGCACGCCTGGCAGCGCGTTCCGGCGCGCATACCGTCATTGTGGGTGGTCGTATCGAGCGTGTGCTGGCGCGTCTTAAGGCGGGTGAGCGGCTGGGTACGTTGCTGTCGCCTGAGCGCGGCATGCTGGCGGCACGCAAGCAATGGCTGGCGGGGCACCTGCAGACGCGCGGCACACTCGTGCTGGACGACGGTGCGGTGAAGGCGCTGACCGAGAGCAACAAGAGCCTGTTGCCGGTCGGTGTGAAGCTGGTTCAGGGCAGCTTCCGTCGCGGCGAGATGGTGGTGTGTGTCGCGGCGAACGGTCGCGAAGTTGCGCGAGGTCTTAGCAACTACAGTGCACTTGAGGCGCAGAAAATCATTGGCCAGCCATCCGACGCCATCGTGAAGGAGTTGGGTTACATGGCTGAGCCTGAGTTGGTTCATCGCGACAACCTCATCCTGGTCTGA
- a CDS encoding CreA family protein, whose protein sequence is MRVLKGILGAALMLPLLVSAEEIGQVSTVFKFVGPNDRIVVEAFDDPKVDGVTCYLSRAKTGGVKGGLGLAEDRAEASIACRQVGPIHFKEQLKDGDEVFKERTSLVFKTMQVVRFLDKKRNTLVYLVYSDRVIEGSPQNAVTAIPILPWAPAPSPGP, encoded by the coding sequence ATGCGCGTTCTGAAAGGAATTCTGGGTGCGGCGTTGATGCTGCCCCTGCTGGTTTCGGCTGAAGAGATCGGCCAGGTGTCGACGGTATTCAAATTCGTCGGTCCCAATGACCGGATCGTCGTTGAGGCGTTCGATGATCCCAAGGTGGACGGCGTTACCTGCTACCTGTCGCGGGCCAAGACCGGTGGCGTGAAGGGTGGGCTGGGTCTGGCTGAGGATCGTGCCGAGGCGTCCATTGCGTGCCGTCAGGTGGGGCCGATCCACTTCAAGGAGCAGTTGAAGGACGGCGATGAAGTGTTCAAGGAGCGAACTTCGTTGGTGTTCAAGACCATGCAGGTGGTTCGCTTCCTGGACAAGAAGCGCAATACGCTGGTGTATCTGGTCTACAGCGATCGCGTCATCGAAGGCAGTCCGCAGAATGCGGTAACAGCTATCCCGATTCTGCCGTGGGCGCCAGCACCTTCTCCTGGTCCTTGA
- the rplU gene encoding 50S ribosomal protein L21: MSYAVIVTGGKQYKVAPGEYLKIEKLEVATGESVTFDRVLLVANGDDVNIGAPVVAGATVVAEVISQGRHDKVRIIKFRRRKHHMKRMGHRQWYTEIKITGIQA; encoded by the coding sequence ATGTCTTATGCAGTAATCGTTACTGGCGGCAAGCAATACAAAGTCGCCCCAGGTGAATACCTGAAGATCGAAAAGCTGGAAGTCGCTACTGGCGAATCCGTTACTTTTGATCGCGTTCTGTTGGTCGCCAATGGCGACGACGTGAACATCGGCGCTCCAGTTGTTGCCGGCGCTACCGTTGTGGCTGAAGTGATCTCCCAAGGTCGTCACGATAAAGTCCGCATCATCAAGTTCCGTCGCCGTAAGCACCACATGAAGCGTATGGGCCACCGCCAGTGGTACACCGAGATCAAAATCACCGGTATTCAGGCTTAA
- the cgtA gene encoding Obg family GTPase CgtA: MKFVDEVSIRVKAGDGGNGCMSFRREKFIENGGPNGGDGGDGGSIYMIADENLNTLVDYRYTRHFDAERGSNGGSTDCTGRKGEDLVLRVPVGTTVIDASTQEIIGDLTKAGQRLLVAHGGWHGLGNTRFKSSTNRAPRQTTPGKPGEQRDLKLELKVLADVGLLGLPNAGKSTFIRSVSAAKPKVADYPFTTLVPNLGVVSVDRWKSFVIADIPGLIEGASDGAGLGIRFLKHLARTRLLLHLVDMAPLDESSAPDAAEVIVNELIKFSPALADRDRWLVLNKCDQILEEEHEERKQEIIDRLGWTGPVYVISAIAKEGTEQLSRDIMRYLEDRADRLASDPAYAEELAELDQRIEDEARAQLQALDDQRALRRSGVKSVHDIGDDDDWDEDDVDDEDGPEIIYVRE, encoded by the coding sequence ATGAAATTTGTTGATGAAGTATCCATTCGGGTGAAGGCCGGTGACGGCGGCAACGGTTGCATGAGCTTCCGTCGCGAAAAATTCATCGAAAACGGTGGTCCCAACGGTGGTGATGGTGGCGACGGCGGCTCGATCTACATGATCGCCGATGAAAACCTCAACACGCTGGTCGACTACCGCTATACCCGTCACTTCGACGCCGAGCGCGGTTCCAACGGTGGCAGCACCGATTGCACGGGTCGCAAGGGTGAAGATCTGGTGTTGCGCGTACCGGTCGGTACCACGGTGATCGATGCCAGCACTCAGGAAATCATCGGCGACCTGACCAAGGCGGGTCAGCGCTTGCTGGTGGCTCACGGCGGTTGGCACGGCCTGGGGAACACCCGTTTCAAATCCAGTACCAACCGTGCGCCGCGTCAAACCACGCCGGGTAAACCGGGCGAGCAGCGTGATCTGAAGCTGGAGCTCAAAGTGCTGGCTGACGTCGGTCTGCTGGGCTTGCCAAATGCGGGCAAGAGCACCTTCATTCGTTCGGTGTCGGCCGCCAAGCCAAAAGTTGCCGACTACCCGTTCACCACCCTGGTGCCTAACCTGGGCGTGGTGAGTGTTGATCGCTGGAAAAGCTTCGTCATTGCCGACATTCCGGGCTTGATCGAAGGTGCGTCTGACGGTGCGGGTCTTGGTATCCGTTTCCTCAAGCACCTGGCGCGTACGCGTCTGTTGCTGCACCTCGTCGACATGGCGCCGCTGGATGAAAGCAGTGCGCCGGATGCAGCTGAGGTCATCGTCAATGAGTTGATCAAGTTCAGCCCTGCGCTGGCGGATCGTGATCGCTGGCTGGTGCTGAACAAGTGCGATCAGATCCTCGAAGAAGAGCATGAAGAGCGCAAGCAGGAGATCATCGATCGCCTGGGTTGGACCGGCCCTGTCTACGTGATCTCGGCTATCGCCAAAGAAGGCACTGAGCAGCTGAGCCGCGACATCATGCGCTATCTGGAAGATCGTGCCGATCGTCTGGCGAGCGACCCGGCGTACGCCGAAGAGCTGGCCGAACTGGATCAGCGTATCGAAGACGAAGCGCGTGCCCAGTTGCAGGCACTGGACGATCAGCGTGCCCTGCGTCGCAGTGGTGTGAAGAGCGTGCATGACATCGGTGATGACGATGATTGGGATGAAGATGATGTGGACGATGAAGATGGTCCGGAAATCATTTACGTCCGTGAGTGA
- the lspA gene encoding signal peptidase II, translated as MPNASAGRMGRLGWLWLSVLVVVIDQASKFYFENALSLYQQIVVIPSYFSWTLAYNTGAAFSFLADSSGWQRWLFALIAVVVSAVLVIWLKRLGRNETWLAIALALVLGGALGNLYDRIAIGHVIDFILVHWDTRWYFPAFNFADSAITVGAIMLALDMFKSKKTGEPVHD; from the coding sequence ATGCCTAATGCGTCGGCTGGCCGTATGGGCCGTCTTGGCTGGCTGTGGTTGAGCGTGCTGGTCGTGGTCATTGACCAGGCCAGCAAGTTCTACTTCGAGAACGCGTTGAGCCTGTATCAACAGATCGTGGTCATCCCCAGCTACTTCAGCTGGACGCTGGCTTACAACACCGGGGCAGCGTTCAGCTTCCTGGCTGACAGCTCCGGCTGGCAGCGCTGGCTGTTTGCGCTGATTGCCGTGGTGGTCAGTGCGGTGCTGGTGATCTGGCTCAAGCGCCTGGGGCGTAACGAGACCTGGTTGGCGATCGCTCTGGCACTTGTGCTGGGCGGCGCGCTGGGTAATCTCTACGACCGCATCGCGATTGGCCACGTCATCGACTTTATCCTGGTGCACTGGGACACTCGCTGGTACTTCCCGGCGTTCAATTTTGCCGACAGTGCGATCACTGTAGGCGCGATCATGCTTGCGCTGGATATGTTCAAGAGCAAGAAAACCGGAGAACCCGTTCATGACTGA
- the rpsT gene encoding 30S ribosomal protein S20 has product MANSPSAKKRAKQAEKRRSHNASLRSMVRTYIKNVVKAIDAKDAEKAQAAYVLAVPVIDRMADKGIIHKNKAARHKGRLNGHIKALNLAAAA; this is encoded by the coding sequence GTGGCCAACTCACCTTCCGCCAAAAAACGTGCAAAACAGGCTGAGAAGCGTCGCAGCCACAACGCCAGCCTGCGTTCCATGGTTCGTACCTACATCAAGAACGTAGTGAAAGCCATCGACGCAAAAGACGCTGAAAAAGCGCAAGCTGCTTATGTTCTGGCCGTGCCAGTTATCGACCGTATGGCCGATAAAGGCATCATCCACAAGAACAAAGCTGCTCGCCATAAAGGCCGCCTGAATGGCCACATCAAGGCTCTGAACCTTGCTGCTGCTGCCTAA
- the ribF gene encoding bifunctional riboflavin kinase/FAD synthetase → MQLVRGLQNLRPQHRGCVATIGNFDGVHRGHQAILARLRERAVELGLPSCVVIFEPQPREFFAPETAPPRLARLRDKLDLLAAEGIDLVLCLAFNQRLSKLSAAEFVDTVLIDGLGVKHLEVGDDFRFGCDRIGDFDFLQKVGAEKGFSVEAAQTVEIDGVRVSSTKVRDALANGDFALAELLLGRPFAISGRVLHGQKLARQLGTPTANVQLKRRRVPLTGVYLVSAEIDGKVWPGVANIGVRPTVAGDGRPHLEIHLLDFAGDIYGRRLTVVFHQKLRDEQRFASLEALKTAIDADVAAARAHWGMVNR, encoded by the coding sequence ATGCAGCTGGTTCGAGGCCTTCAAAATCTGCGCCCCCAGCATCGGGGCTGCGTCGCCACCATTGGCAATTTCGACGGTGTTCACCGTGGTCACCAGGCTATCCTGGCGCGACTGCGTGAGCGTGCCGTTGAGCTGGGCCTGCCCAGTTGCGTGGTGATTTTCGAACCGCAGCCGCGCGAGTTCTTTGCCCCCGAGACCGCTCCGCCCCGGCTTGCACGTCTGCGCGACAAGCTTGATCTGCTGGCCGCCGAAGGGATTGACCTGGTGCTCTGCCTGGCGTTTAACCAGCGTCTGAGCAAGCTGAGCGCCGCGGAGTTCGTCGACACCGTGTTGATCGACGGGCTTGGCGTCAAGCACCTTGAGGTCGGTGACGACTTCCGATTCGGATGTGACCGGATTGGCGACTTTGACTTTCTTCAAAAGGTCGGCGCAGAAAAAGGATTCTCGGTAGAAGCCGCGCAGACCGTCGAGATCGACGGCGTACGCGTCAGCAGCACCAAGGTGCGCGATGCCCTGGCCAACGGTGACTTTGCGCTGGCCGAGCTCTTGCTGGGGCGGCCGTTCGCGATTTCCGGGCGTGTTCTGCATGGCCAGAAGCTGGCCCGTCAGCTGGGTACGCCCACCGCCAACGTGCAACTCAAACGTCGTCGCGTGCCATTGACCGGTGTCTATCTGGTCAGTGCCGAGATCGACGGCAAGGTCTGGCCAGGCGTCGCCAACATCGGCGTACGACCGACCGTGGCGGGCGATGGACGTCCGCACCTTGAGATTCACCTTCTGGATTTTGCCGGCGATATCTATGGCCGGCGTTTGACGGTGGTATTCCACCAAAAGCTGCGTGATGAGCAGCGTTTCGCCTCTCTGGAGGCGCTTAAGACGGCGATCGATGCGGATGTCGCTGCCGCCCGTGCCCATTGGGGCATGGTCAACCGCTAA
- the ileS gene encoding isoleucine--tRNA ligase, whose translation MTDYKATLNLPDTAFPMKAGLPQREPQTLQRWDSIGLYQKLREIGKDRPKFVLHDGPPYANGNIHIGHAVNKILKDMIVRSKTLSGFDAPYVPGWDCHGLPIEHKVEVTHGKNLPADKTRELCRAYAAEQIEGQKAEFIRLGVLGDWANPYRTMDFANEAGEIRALAEMVKNGFVFKGLKPVNWCFDCGSALAEAEVEYQDKKSSTIDVAFPVADADKLAAAFGLSSLSKPAAIVIWTTTPWTIPANQALNVHPEFNYALVDTGDRLLVLAEELVEACLKRWNLEGSVLATAPGSALERVNFRHPFYDRLSPVYLAEYVELGAGTGVVHSAPAYGEDDFVTCKRYGMVNDDILTPVQSNGVYAQSLEFFGGQFIWKANPAIVDKLQEVGALLHTETITHSYMHCWRHKTPLIYRATAQWFVGMDKQPTAGDTLRNRAVKAIEDTKFVPSWGQARLHSMIANRPDWCISRQRNWGVPIPFFLNKESGELHPRTVELMEEVALRVEKEGIEAWFKMDAAELLGDEAPQYDKISDTLDVWFDSGTTHWHVLRGSHPMGHETGPRADLYLEGSDQHRGWFHSSLLTGCAIDNHAPYRELLTHGFTVDENGRKMSKSLGNVIAPQKVNDTLGADIMRLWVSATDYSGEMAVSETILQRSADAYRRIRNTARFLLSNLSGFNPATDILPADEMLALDRWAVDRALLLQRELEEHYGEYRFWNVYSKVHNFCVQELGGFYLDIIKDRQYTTGANSKARRSCQTALFHISEALVRWIAPILAFTADELWQYMPGERNESVMLNTWYEGLSELPEGFELDRAYWERIMAVKTAVNKELENQRAAKAIGGNLQAEVTLYAEDDLTGDLNKLGDELRFVLITSKAGLAPFASAPADAVVTEVAGLKLKVVKSGYTKCARCWHFREDVGVHAEHPEICGRCVDNISGAGEVRHYA comes from the coding sequence ATGACCGACTACAAAGCCACGCTTAATCTTCCGGACACCGCCTTCCCGATGAAGGCCGGCCTGCCCCAGCGCGAGCCGCAAACTCTGCAGCGCTGGGACAGCATTGGCCTGTACCAGAAGCTGCGCGAAATTGGCAAGGATCGTCCAAAGTTCGTCCTGCACGACGGTCCTCCGTACGCCAACGGCAATATTCACATCGGTCATGCGGTCAACAAGATTCTCAAGGACATGATCGTCCGTTCGAAGACCCTGTCGGGCTTCGACGCGCCTTATGTTCCTGGCTGGGACTGCCACGGTCTGCCGATCGAGCACAAAGTCGAGGTCACCCACGGCAAGAACCTGCCTGCGGACAAGACTCGTGAGCTGTGCCGGGCCTATGCGGCCGAGCAAATCGAAGGCCAGAAAGCCGAATTCATTCGTCTGGGCGTGCTGGGCGACTGGGCCAATCCGTACCGGACCATGGACTTCGCCAACGAAGCCGGAGAAATTCGCGCGCTGGCGGAAATGGTCAAGAACGGTTTCGTGTTCAAAGGCCTGAAGCCGGTCAACTGGTGTTTCGATTGCGGCTCGGCGCTGGCTGAAGCGGAAGTCGAGTACCAGGACAAGAAGTCGTCGACCATTGACGTCGCATTCCCGGTGGCTGACGCCGACAAACTGGCCGCAGCCTTTGGCCTGTCGAGCCTGAGCAAGCCTGCCGCGATCGTGATCTGGACCACCACCCCGTGGACCATCCCGGCGAACCAGGCGCTCAACGTTCACCCGGAATTCAACTACGCGCTGGTGGACACTGGCGACCGGCTGCTGGTCCTCGCCGAAGAGCTGGTCGAGGCATGCCTCAAGCGCTGGAACCTCGAAGGTTCGGTGCTGGCTACCGCGCCGGGTTCGGCGCTTGAGCGGGTCAACTTCCGTCACCCGTTCTACGACCGTCTGTCGCCGGTCTATCTGGCCGAGTACGTCGAGCTGGGCGCCGGTACGGGCGTGGTTCACTCCGCGCCGGCCTATGGCGAAGACGACTTCGTGACCTGCAAGCGCTATGGCATGGTCAACGACGACATCCTGACCCCGGTTCAGAGCAACGGCGTGTACGCCCAGTCGCTGGAGTTCTTTGGCGGCCAGTTCATCTGGAAAGCCAACCCGGCCATCGTCGACAAGCTGCAGGAAGTCGGTGCGCTGCTGCACACCGAAACCATCACCCACAGCTACATGCACTGCTGGCGTCACAAGACGCCGCTGATCTACCGCGCCACGGCGCAGTGGTTCGTGGGCATGGACAAGCAGCCAACCGCTGGCGATACCCTGCGCAACCGCGCGGTCAAAGCCATTGAAGACACCAAATTCGTACCGTCCTGGGGCCAGGCGCGTCTGCACTCGATGATCGCCAACCGTCCCGACTGGTGCATCTCCCGTCAGCGTAACTGGGGCGTGCCGATCCCGTTCTTCCTGAACAAGGAAAGCGGTGAGCTGCACCCACGCACCGTCGAGCTGATGGAAGAAGTTGCACTGCGCGTCGAGAAAGAAGGCATCGAAGCCTGGTTCAAGATGGACGCGGCCGAACTATTGGGCGACGAAGCGCCGCAGTACGACAAGATCTCCGACACGCTGGACGTCTGGTTCGACTCGGGCACCACGCATTGGCACGTGCTGCGCGGCTCTCACCCGATGGGCCATGAAACCGGTCCGCGCGCCGACCTGTATCTGGAAGGCTCCGACCAGCACCGTGGCTGGTTCCACTCCTCGCTGCTGACCGGCTGCGCGATCGATAATCACGCGCCGTACCGCGAACTGCTCACCCACGGCTTCACCGTGGACGAGAACGGCCGCAAGATGTCCAAGTCGCTGGGCAACGTCATCGCGCCGCAAAAGGTCAACGACACCCTGGGCGCCGACATCATGCGTCTGTGGGTTTCGGCCACCGATTACTCGGGCGAGATGGCCGTTTCGGAAACCATCCTGCAGCGCAGCGCCGATGCTTATCGCCGTATCCGTAACACCGCGCGCTTCCTGCTTTCCAACCTGAGCGGCTTTAACCCGGCCACCGACATCCTGCCCGCTGATGAGATGCTGGCACTGGACCGTTGGGCCGTGGATCGCGCACTGTTGCTGCAGCGCGAGCTGGAAGAGCATTACGGCGAGTACCGCTTCTGGAACGTCTACTCCAAAGTGCACAACTTCTGCGTGCAGGAGCTGGGCGGTTTCTACCTGGACATCATCAAGGATCGCCAGTACACCACGGGCGCCAACAGCAAGGCACGCCGTTCCTGTCAGACCGCATTGTTCCACATCTCCGAAGCGCTGGTTCGCTGGATCGCGCCGATCCTGGCGTTCACGGCCGACGAGCTGTGGCAGTACATGCCAGGCGAGCGTAACGAGTCGGTGATGCTCAATACCTGGTACGAAGGCCTGAGCGAACTGCCGGAAGGCTTCGAGCTCGACCGCGCCTATTGGGAGCGGATCATGGCGGTCAAGACCGCCGTCAACAAGGAACTGGAGAACCAGCGTGCGGCGAAAGCCATCGGTGGCAACCTGCAGGCCGAAGTGACGCTCTACGCCGAAGACGATCTGACCGGCGACCTGAACAAGCTCGGCGATGAGCTCCGTTTCGTACTGATCACGTCCAAAGCCGGTCTGGCACCCTTCGCCAGTGCGCCTGCCGACGCTGTGGTCACCGAAGTCGCGGGCCTGAAGCTGAAAGTGGTCAAGTCCGGCTACACCAAGTGCGCACGTTGCTGGCACTTCCGTGAAGACGTCGGCGTGCACGCCGAGCATCCGGAAATCTGCGGTCGTTGTGTCGACAACATCAGCGGCGCGGGCGAGGTTCGTCACTATGCCTAA
- a CDS encoding polyprenyl synthetase family protein, producing the protein MQPQAFYRAVADDFTAVDHIIKKQLTSRVPLVSKIGDYITSAGGKRLRPLLVLLCGKALGSGGDDLRLLAATIEFLHTATLLHDDVVDMSGMRRGRSTANAMWGNAPSVLVGDFLYSRSFEMMVELGSMPVMQILSKATRVIAEGEVLQLSKIRDASTTEETYMEVIRGKTAMLFEASTHSAAALAKASPEQSEALRTFGDHLGIAFQLVDDLLDYRGDAETMGKNIGDDLAEGKPTLPLIYTMREGTPEQAALVRQAIQKGGLEDLASIRDAVEKSGSLDYTAQLARDYVARAIACLDALPASEYRDALVELSEFAVARTH; encoded by the coding sequence ATGCAACCCCAAGCCTTCTACCGCGCTGTGGCGGACGACTTTACAGCCGTCGACCACATTATCAAGAAGCAGCTGACATCGCGCGTGCCGCTGGTCTCGAAAATCGGCGACTACATTACTTCCGCCGGTGGCAAACGCCTGCGTCCATTGCTGGTGCTCCTGTGCGGCAAGGCACTGGGCAGCGGCGGTGATGACCTGCGTCTGCTGGCCGCCACCATTGAATTCCTGCACACCGCGACCCTGCTGCACGACGACGTGGTCGACATGTCCGGCATGCGTCGTGGCCGCTCGACCGCGAACGCCATGTGGGGCAACGCCCCGAGCGTGCTGGTCGGCGACTTCCTTTATTCGCGCTCGTTCGAAATGATGGTCGAGCTCGGTTCGATGCCGGTCATGCAGATCCTGTCCAAGGCCACCCGCGTCATCGCCGAAGGCGAAGTCCTGCAGTTGTCGAAGATTCGTGACGCCAGCACCACTGAAGAAACCTACATGGAAGTGATTCGCGGCAAGACAGCCATGCTGTTCGAAGCCTCGACGCACAGTGCTGCCGCCCTGGCCAAGGCGAGCCCTGAGCAGAGCGAAGCACTGCGCACCTTTGGCGATCACCTCGGCATCGCATTCCAGTTGGTGGACGATCTGCTCGATTACCGTGGCGACGCGGAAACCATGGGCAAAAACATCGGTGACGACCTTGCTGAAGGCAAACCTACGCTTCCGCTGATCTACACGATGCGCGAAGGCACGCCGGAACAAGCAGCGCTGGTACGTCAGGCCATTCAGAAAGGCGGTCTGGAAGATCTGGCAAGCATCCGCGATGCGGTCGAGAAGTCGGGATCGCTGGACTACACCGCCCAACTGGCACGCGACTATGTGGCACGTGCCATCGCCTGCCTGGACGCCTTGCCCGCCAGCGAATACCGCGACGCACTGGTCGAGCTGAGTGAGTTTGCGGTCGCCCGCACGCACTGA